Proteins from a genomic interval of Rhodothermales bacterium:
- a CDS encoding amidase, producing the protein MPASRRDFLFRAAVLGLAGTTRPELLSAAPSAGPGGATPTGATATAPAPTDTEITVEMIEAAEKIFGVTQTPEQREAMLEDLQERLEVLESLHAASPPNHLIPAWRFDPQIAGDRPRPRVPRRPWEPQLAPMPQSDEDLAFAPVTTLSGLLKQRDVRSLDLTQLYLERLKRLDPQLHCVINLTEERALAQARAADAELDAGLWRGPLHGVPWGAKDLLSVRGYPTTWGAMPFKDQVIDRNATVVERLDAAGAVLVAKLTTGALAWGDVWFGEKTRNPWNLDQGSSGSSAGPGSAVAAGLVGFAIGSETLGSIVSPSTRNGVTGLRPTFGRVSRHGAMTLCWSMDKLGPMCRSAADCALVFQAIQGTDHRDPTTVDGDFSWPPAVQPSRVRLGYVADAFEGEFRGAEADRAVLQVLRSLGFDPKPMAWPDRSTAPAMLTLSVETAAAFDELSRTGGTDSMVSQQLWPENFRQSRFISGVDFLNGQRQRTLLMQDVSALMQDFDVIVTNHRRGGLAITNLTGHPSVTVPNRFSPLEDAPDSPRRQPDAINFIGALYQDDMALAVAHAYQSATDFHLQRPPIV; encoded by the coding sequence ATGCCCGCCTCCCGCCGAGATTTCCTATTCCGCGCCGCCGTGCTGGGCCTCGCCGGCACCACGCGGCCCGAACTGCTGAGCGCGGCCCCGTCGGCGGGCCCGGGGGGCGCGACACCGACGGGCGCCACGGCCACCGCCCCCGCGCCAACCGACACCGAAATCACGGTCGAAATGATTGAGGCGGCCGAAAAAATCTTCGGCGTCACCCAAACACCCGAGCAGCGGGAGGCGATGCTCGAAGATCTGCAGGAGCGCCTGGAAGTCCTCGAATCCCTGCACGCGGCGAGTCCGCCCAACCACCTCATTCCGGCATGGCGGTTCGATCCGCAAATAGCCGGAGACCGCCCGCGACCGCGGGTGCCTCGTCGCCCGTGGGAGCCGCAGCTGGCTCCCATGCCGCAGTCGGATGAAGACCTGGCCTTTGCGCCCGTCACCACGCTGTCGGGCCTGCTGAAACAGCGGGACGTGCGCTCCCTCGACCTGACGCAGCTCTACCTGGAGAGGCTCAAGCGGCTCGACCCCCAGCTGCACTGCGTGATCAACCTCACCGAGGAGCGTGCGCTCGCGCAAGCCCGCGCCGCCGACGCCGAGCTCGACGCCGGCCTCTGGCGGGGGCCGCTCCATGGCGTGCCATGGGGCGCCAAAGACCTCCTCTCGGTGCGAGGCTACCCGACCACCTGGGGCGCCATGCCGTTCAAGGACCAGGTCATCGACCGCAATGCAACGGTCGTGGAACGACTCGACGCGGCGGGCGCCGTGCTGGTCGCCAAGCTCACGACAGGCGCGCTGGCCTGGGGAGACGTCTGGTTCGGGGAGAAGACCCGCAATCCCTGGAATCTGGACCAGGGCTCCAGCGGCTCGAGCGCGGGCCCCGGAAGTGCCGTCGCGGCCGGGCTCGTCGGCTTCGCCATCGGCTCGGAGACCCTGGGTTCGATCGTATCTCCGTCCACCAGGAACGGCGTGACGGGCCTGCGGCCGACCTTCGGCCGCGTGTCGCGCCACGGGGCCATGACACTGTGCTGGAGCATGGACAAGCTAGGCCCGATGTGTCGCAGCGCTGCCGATTGCGCGCTTGTGTTTCAGGCGATTCAGGGCACCGACCATCGGGATCCCACCACGGTCGATGGGGACTTTTCCTGGCCCCCGGCCGTGCAGCCCTCGCGAGTGAGACTGGGCTACGTAGCTGATGCCTTTGAGGGCGAGTTCCGTGGAGCCGAGGCGGATCGGGCAGTGCTCCAGGTGCTTAGAAGCCTCGGTTTCGACCCCAAGCCGATGGCGTGGCCGGACCGTTCGACGGCACCGGCCATGCTCACGCTCTCGGTCGAGACGGCGGCTGCGTTCGATGAGCTGAGCCGCACCGGGGGCACCGACAGCATGGTGAGTCAGCAGCTCTGGCCGGAGAACTTCCGTCAGTCCCGATTCATCAGCGGCGTGGACTTCCTGAACGGCCAGCGGCAGCGCACCTTGCTCATGCAAGACGTCTCGGCGCTGATGCAGGACTTCGACGTGATCGTCACCAATCACCGCCGCGGTGGCCTCGCCATCACCAACCTGACCGGCCATCCCTCGGTCACGGTGCCCAATCGATTCTCACCGCTGGAAGACGCTCCGGATTCGCCCCGCCGACAACCGGATGCGATTAACTTCATCGGCGCGCTCTACCAGGACGACATGGCCCTCGCCGTGGCGCATGCCTACCAGTCCGCCACCGACTTCCATTTGCAACGACCACCCATCGTCTGA
- a CDS encoding putative metal-dependent hydrolase gives MDPRYPIGPHETTPESSEALRAEWVERIRRLPTDIENAVRDLTDSQLDTRYRDEGWTIRQVVHHLADSHLNAYCRFRLTITEDNPTIRPYDEVAWAELPDASSAPIGPSLNLIRSLHDRWCRLLDTLELSAYERTLHHPESGDLTLWGLLDTYQWHGRHHVAHVTMTRDREGW, from the coding sequence ATGGATCCCCGCTACCCGATCGGACCCCACGAGACCACGCCCGAATCCTCGGAAGCCCTCAGGGCGGAGTGGGTCGAGCGGATTCGGCGCCTTCCGACGGACATCGAGAATGCGGTCCGCGACCTGACGGACAGCCAACTGGACACCCGCTACCGGGATGAAGGCTGGACCATCCGGCAGGTCGTGCACCATCTCGCCGACAGCCATCTCAACGCCTACTGTCGCTTCCGCCTGACGATCACCGAGGACAATCCGACCATCCGGCCGTACGACGAGGTGGCCTGGGCAGAGCTGCCCGACGCGTCCTCCGCACCGATTGGCCCCTCGCTGAACCTTATCCGTTCGCTTCACGACAGGTGGTGTCGCCTGTTGGACACGCTCGAACTCTCAGCGTACGAGCGCACGCTGCATCACCCGGAATCCGGAGACCTTACGCTCTGGGGCCTGCTGGACACGTACCAGTGGCACGGTCGTCATCACGTCGCGCACGTGACCATGACGCGGGATCGCGAAGGCTGGTAG